The following is a genomic window from Fibrobacter sp..
ATCGGTGAGCTTTGAACAAACCTGCCATCCTCTTTTTTCAGAAATCCCAGCTTAAGCAGAAGCTCGACTGACTTGCGTGCCTGTTTTGCAGTTATCTCGGGTCTGAGCATCTGTCCCAGTTTCCTGTAATCACCCTTGAAGTCTCTGCAGACAACAAGCTCTCTGATTACACTGTGGTAATACTCTGAGAAGATATCGAACTGGCTTTCCTTTATTACCTGTACATCTTTGCGGTTTAAAATTTCAACCAATTTGGAGAAGTACTCATTCTTTTTTTGGAGAGACCTGGCCTGATTGAACTTGACCAGGAAGGTGAAGTATTGTGATTCCTGAGGGTTGAGCTCCAAAGCCAGGGATGTTTTCTGTATGACAGCGTCGGTGAGATTTCTTTTTCCCTGTACCACCAGGGGATAAAATCCCGATGAATTGATTCCCGCCAATGCGGAAAGGGTTCGGTATGTGAAAGATTTTTTCTGTGACTTTTTATAGAGATAATAGTCACGTATGTATTTGCGGTAATCTGTGTAACTGA
Proteins encoded in this region:
- a CDS encoding TIGR02147 family protein is translated as MDKIFSYTDYRKYIRDYYLYKKSQKKSFTYRTLSALAGINSSGFYPLVVQGKRNLTDAVIQKTSLALELNPQESQYFTFLVKFNQARSLQKKNEYFSKLVEILNRKDVQVIKESQFDIFSEYYHSVIRELVVCRDFKGDYRKLGQMLRPEITAKQARKSVELLLKLGFLKKEDGRFVQSSPILTTGQDIKSHQILNYQVAMLKLALEAFDRFGPNELISNSSTTFRISKETFELFKIKNREHRQELLRIAEADTGADQVYQLNINMFPLSNPMHKESPSE